Proteins found in one Cyprinus carpio isolate SPL01 chromosome B10, ASM1834038v1, whole genome shotgun sequence genomic segment:
- the wnt11 gene encoding protein Wnt-11, giving the protein MKRTFPSLPLCLLTFLLLSQQCTGIRWLSLSQTTQHINKTQHCKTLPGLVSSQAQLCRSNLELMQTIIQAAREVKKVCQKTFTDMRWNCSSIDAPKFLPDLERGTRESAFVYALSAAAISHTIARACTSGDLRLCSCGPIPGEIPEPGYRWGGCADNLHYGLLMGSKFSDAPMKMKKKSGSNANKLMHLHNSEVGRQALRDALVMKCKCHGVSGSCSIRTCWRGLQDLKDIAMDLKTKYLSATKVVHRPMGTRKQLVPKDIDIRPVRENELVYLQSSPDYCMRNDKLGSFGTQDRQCNKTSSGSDSCDLMCCGRGYNPYSEKVVERCHCKYHWCCYVTCKKCERTVEKYVCK; this is encoded by the exons ATGAAGCGAACCTTCCCTTCACTCCCGCTCTGTCTCCTTACATTCCTGCTCCTGTCCCAGCAGTGCACAGGAATCAGATGGCT GTCGCTATCGCAGACCACACAACACATCAACAAGACCCAGCACTGCAAGACGTTGCCAGGCCTCGTCTCCTCTCAGGCTCAGCTCTGTAGGAGTAACCTGGAACTCATGCAAACCATCATCCAAGCAGCACGGGAGGTTAAAAAGGTCTGCCAAAAGACCTTCACAGACATGCGCTGGAACTGTTCCTCCATTGATGCTCCAAAATTCCTCCCGGACCTGGAACGAG GAACAAGGGAATCTGCATTTGTATATGCGCTCTCCGCAGCTGCTATAAGTCACACTATAGCACGGGCATGCACATCCGGAGACCTGAGGCTGTGCTCATGTGGTCCGATTCCAGGTGAAATACCAGAACCTGGGTACAGGTGGGGCGGCTGTGCTGATAACCTGCATTATGGTCTCCTCATGGGCTCCAAGTTTTCTGATGCCCccatgaagatgaagaagaagtcTGGCTCGAATGCCAACAAGCTGATGCATCTTCACAATAGTGAAGTGGGCAGACAG GCTTTGCGAGACGCTCTGGTTATGAAGTGCAAATGCCATGGTGTTTCTGGTTCTTGCTCCATTCGGACCTGTTGGAGAGGCCTACAGGACCTGAAGGACATCGCCATGGACCTAAAGACCAAGTATTTGTCAGCCACTAAAGTGGTTCATCGGCCCATGGGCACACGCAAACAACTCGTCCCCAAAGATATCGACATCCGGCCAGTCAGAGAGAATGAGCTGGTTTATCTGCAGAGTTCACCGGATTATTGCATGAGGAATGACAAGTTGGGCTCTTTTGGTACTCAGGACAG GCAGTGCAATAAAACCTCCAGTGGAAGTGACAGCTGTGATCTGATGTGCTGTGGCAGAGGCTACAACCCATACTCAGAGAAAGTGGTGGAGCGATGCCACTGCAAATACCACTGGTGCTGCTACGTCACGTGCAAGAAGTGCGAGAGGACAGTGGAGAAATACGTGTGCAAATGA